ATCATTTGCGATATGTGGGACGACCATTGGTGCCGCGGCGCGGTGGCGCGCGTGACGGAACTGGCGCCCGTGGTGAACAAGTTCGCCCACGCGGCCCGCGATCGGGGCGTGCTGGTGATCCACTCTCCCAGCACGTGCGTCGATTTCTACAAAGACACGCCGCAGCGCAAACGGGCGCTCGACGCGCCGGCTGCCACGCCCCCTGTGCCGCTCTCGCAGGCCACGCGGTGGGGCACGAAATGGTGCTGGCCCGACCCACGCCGCGAAAAGGAGTTGCCGATCGACGACTCGGACATGGGTTGCGATTGTTCGCCGACATGCGAAATCCGTGGCCCGTGGACTCGCGAAATCAGCCTGATCGATATCGAGCCGGCCGACGCCATCAGCGACGATGGGCAAGAAGTCTACAACCTGCTCCAGGAGCGCGGCATCGACAACATTCTGATCTGCGGCGTCCACCTGAACATGTGCGTGCTGGGCCGCTCGTTCGGCATTCGCCAGATGGTGCAGCTAGGCAAGAACGTGATGCTGGTGCGCGACCTGACCGACACGATGTACAACTCGCGCATGCGCCCGTTCGTGAATCACTTCCGCGGCAACGACCTGATGGTCGAGCACGTCGAACGCCACTGGTGCCCGACGATCACGAGCAGCGATCTGCTGGGGGGCGAGCCGTTTCGGTTCAAGGAAGACGAGAAGAAATGATGAATGCAAAGTGATGAATGATGAATCG
The sequence above is drawn from the Pirellulales bacterium genome and encodes:
- a CDS encoding cysteine hydrolase family protein, translating into MIPVFAAALIAGCLPDGATAEEPLQLHARSRSVTKDAEGSSKPAATEKPVEWDPHKTALIICDMWDDHWCRGAVARVTELAPVVNKFAHAARDRGVLVIHSPSTCVDFYKDTPQRKRALDAPAATPPVPLSQATRWGTKWCWPDPRREKELPIDDSDMGCDCSPTCEIRGPWTREISLIDIEPADAISDDGQEVYNLLQERGIDNILICGVHLNMCVLGRSFGIRQMVQLGKNVMLVRDLTDTMYNSRMRPFVNHFRGNDLMVEHVERHWCPTITSSDLLGGEPFRFKEDEKK